In Triticum aestivum cultivar Chinese Spring chromosome 5B, IWGSC CS RefSeq v2.1, whole genome shotgun sequence, the following proteins share a genomic window:
- the LOC123112795 gene encoding 30S ribosomal protein S31, mitochondrial: MALRMAAAALVRRLAPARPPALLAEAEAVTCGRGDKKTKRGKRFKGSYGNSRPKREKKIERIKDRVEVPRSTPWPLPFKLI; encoded by the coding sequence ATGGCGctgcggatggcggcggcggcgctcgtgcGGCGCCTGGCGCCGGCGCGCCCTCCGGCGCTCCTGGCGGAGGCGGAGGCCGTGACGTGCGGGCGCGGGGACAAGAAGACCAAGCGCGGGAAGCGGTTCAAGGGCTCCTACGGCAACTCACGGCCGAAGCGGGAGAAGAAGATCGAGCGCATTAAGGACCGCGTCGAGGTGCCCCGCTCCACCCCGTGGCCCCTCCCCTTCAAGCTCATCTGA
- the LOC123112794 gene encoding homeobox-leucine zipper protein HOX6 encodes MEQGEEDGDWMMEPAAGKKGGVMIDRKKRFSEEQIKSLESMFATQTKLEPRQKLQLARELGLQPRQVAIWFQNKRARWKSKQLERQYAALRDDYDALLSSYDQLKKDKQALVNQLEKLAEMLREPGGAKCGDNAGAAARDDVRLAVAGMSMKDEFVDAGGASKLYSASEGCGGSGKLSLFGEDDDDAGLFLRPSLQLPTAHDGGFTASGPAEYQQQSPSSFPFHSSWPSSAAEQTCSSSQWWEFESPSE; translated from the exons ATGGAGcagggggaggaggacggggactgGATGATGgagccggcggcggggaagaagggcGGGGTGATGATCGACAGGAAGAAGCGCTTCAGCGAGGAGCAGATCAAGTCGCTCGAGTCCATGTTCGCCACGCAGACCAAGCTGGAGCCCCGCCAGAAGCTGCAGCTGGCCCGGGAGCTCGGCCTGCAGCCGCGCCAGGTCGCCATCTGGTTCCAGAACAAGCGCGCGCGCTGGAAGTCCAAGCAGCTCGAGCGCCAGTACGCCGCGCTCCGCGACGACTACGACGCGCTCCTCTCCAGCTACGACCAGCTCAAGAAGGACAAGCAAGCGCTCGTCAACCAG CTGGAGAAGCTGGCGGAGATGCTGCGGGAGCCGGGCGGGGCCAAGTGCGGAGATAATGCCGGCGCTGCCGCCAGGGACGACGTGCGCTTGGCCGTGGCCGGCATGAGCATGAAGGACGAGTTCGTGGACGCTGGCGGGGCCAGCAAGCTATACTCGGCGTCCgagggctgcggcggcagcggcaagctcTCGCTCTtcggcgaggacgacgacgacgcgggCCTCTTCCTCCGGCCCTCGCTGCAGCTGCCAACCGCGCACGACGGCGGCTTCACGGCGTCGGGGCCGGCCGAGTACCAGCAGCAGTCGCCGTCGTCGTTCCCGTTCCACTCGAGCTGGCCGTCGTCCGCGGCGGAGCAGACCTGCAGCAGCTCCCAATGGTGGGAGTTCGAGTCCCCGAGCGAGTAA